The genomic region AATCACTCTCCTTATAATAAAAAAGAGCCAACTTTTAAAGTTAGCTCTCTTTTTTATATTTTCTTAAAAAACTATTGCGCTTGTGCAGGAGCCTCAGTAGGCATTTCTACTTGCTCAATCATCACCTCCTCTACCTGCTTAGGTGCTTTATGGCTAAATAAAGTCGGACGAATTAACAACTCTGCATAAGCCCAGTTCTGTACGCCACTTTTGCCTATACCCAACTCATCTGAAGCAAAATGATGTGAATAACCCACGTTCAATACTACATCTTGCATCAACTTATTGCTGTACACAAAGTCCAACTCGGTGCCTAAGTAACTCTTCGCCCCACTTGGGGTGACATTACGTGTGAAAACGTGTGGCATAAACAATAAACTCGATTTCTCATTAAACTTCACATTTGCCTTTGCATAATAATCATTGAGACCAGTATCTCCTTCGGTGCTACCTACATAATACAAATCCATAAAGCCATTAAACTTGTGGTTCGTACCAAAAAGTGGCTTGAACTTCTTGATCTTATCGCCATCCTTTTTGCCGCTGAGCATTTCAGCGCCTAAGCCCACTAACACCTTTGGTAGCTGATAGGTAGCTTCTAAACGCCACTGATAAGCCGATACATCCGTTTTGTTGTACTTTCCAAATTGGTAATAAGCACTCGCTTCCAAAGTCAGTGCATTTATAGGGAATTTGCCGTACAGCCCTGTGGTTTGCATCTGCGATACCCCATCAGCACCTGTCGGGCTTGCTACATTCTGGAACCCTGTGTTCATAAACAAGAAGCTCACCGTATTACCGTCCCACTTCTTGTTCAAATGCAAGAACTGCATCGCCTTATAGCTCGTTCCTTTAACAATTAGATAATCATTTCCTACGGTAGGCTGCCCTTGTTGATTAAAAGCCAGTGCCAAGTCTGCATCCCAGCCGTTGCTGTTGTACCTCACAAGTGCCCCATCGTGGAAACGCCCGTAGTGCGACCAATCGAGCTCGCCCAATACGCGCTCATCATCGTACGAGAACACCTGACGCCCTAACTTCAAGCCCCAGCTATCACCCAATCGCAAGCCAGCCCACGCTTCGTAAACACCGAACTGTGTAGGCTGTTCGCCCACAGGTTGCCCTGCACTCCCCCACGTGAAGATTTGTTGCCCTGAAAGACGCAGCGTTAGCCAATCCTTTTCAAAGGTGCCGCCCAAACGTACGCGTTGCCCCACAAAGAATGCAGGCTCTGCCCCCGAAGGAAACACTGCCCCCTGACCGTGGCGATACTCCGCACGCGACTTCAAATTAGCATCAATGCTAAAATCTTGTGCTGACAAAGTCGT from Capnocytophaga haemolytica harbors:
- a CDS encoding alginate export family protein; its protein translation is MKKLVLSALFVAAATTLSAQDFSIDANLKSRAEYRHGQGAVFPSGAEPAFFVGQRVRLGGTFEKDWLTLRLSGQQIFTWGSAGQPVGEQPTQFGVYEAWAGLRLGDSWGLKLGRQVFSYDDERVLGELDWSHYGRFHDGALVRYNSNGWDADLALAFNQQGQPTVGNDYLIVKGTSYKAMQFLHLNKKWDGNTVSFLFMNTGFQNVASPTGADGVSQMQTTGLYGKFPINALTLEASAYYQFGKYNKTDVSAYQWRLEATYQLPKVLVGLGAEMLSGKKDGDKIKKFKPLFGTNHKFNGFMDLYYVGSTEGDTGLNDYYAKANVKFNEKSSLLFMPHVFTRNVTPSGAKSYLGTELDFVYSNKLMQDVVLNVGYSHHFASDELGIGKSGVQNWAYAELLIRPTLFSHKAPKQVEEVMIEQVEMPTEAPAQAQ